One Microtus pennsylvanicus isolate mMicPen1 chromosome 3, mMicPen1.hap1, whole genome shotgun sequence DNA window includes the following coding sequences:
- the Cylc2 gene encoding cylicin-2: MSIPRFLKVTYGPYDNYIPVSELSKKSWNQQYFSLAFPKPPRPGKKRRSLPSQLRNNTAPVIDEEKLGIHRPPLWMHRSLMRISERPSVYLAARKGLSLKPSRSGKGESKVASPHKISSSEKTKKEEKVKKGESEAKEKTVSKKTKEESAKQVVKKSSKESQKDKVSVSESDSVKADKKKEAKKGKKEPKDKGSISESEGEKASEKKEAKKGKKGTKDKLLLSESEGEKPGEKKDAKKGKKEPKDKGSVSESEPEKAAEKKDAKKDKKGTKEKEKAASESESEKPGGKKEAKKGKEPKGSKDTPAYSEADKPGEKKGNKLTKKPSKIKETPVDSESEKGGLKKEGKKEIKKKESKKEKKAGDSKEDAKKDKKDKKKDKKDSAGDSPVSKKEEKKAKKEKKGKKKKERKKERKEGRKEGRKEGRKKERKKERKKEKNSKNT, translated from the exons ATGTCTATACCAAGATT cCTAAAAGTAACATATGGACCATATGATAATTATATTCCAG TCAGTGAATTAAGCAAAAAATCATGGAATCAGCAATACTTTTCCCTGGCATTTCCCAAACCACCAAGACCAGGAAAGAAACGGAGATCACTACCTTCCCAGTTACGAAACAATACAGCTCCT GTAATTGATGAAGAAAAATTAGGAATTCACAGACCACCATTATGGATGCACCGTTCTCTGATGAGAATTTCCGAGAGACCATCTGTTTATTTAGCTGCCAGGAAGGGTCTTTCACTGAAACCATCTCGTTCTGGCAAGGGGGAGTCTAAAGTAGCAAGCCCACACAAAATTTCGTcttcagagaaaacaaagaaagaagagaaagtgaaaaaagGTGAATCTGAagccaaagagaagacagtgtcaaagaaaaccaaggaagaaaGTGCCAAACAAGTTGTTAAGAAAAGTTCAAAGGAATCCCAGAAGGATAAGGTGTCAGTCTCGGAATCTGACAGTGTAAAGgctgataaaaagaaagaagccaaaaaAGGTAAGAAGGAACCAAAGGATAAAGGATCAATCTCAGAATCCGAAGGTGAAAAGGCTAGTGAGAAGAAAGAGGCCAAAAAAGGTAAAAAGGGGACAAAGGATAAACTGTTACTCTCAGAGTCTGAAGGTGAAAAACCTGGTGAGAAGAAAGATGCCAAGAAAGGTAAAAAGGAACCAAAGGATAAAGGGTCAGTCTCAGAATCTGAACCTGAAAAGGCTGCTGAAAAGAAAGATgccaaaaaagataaaaaagggacaaaggaaaaagagaaagcagcCTCAGAATCTGAAAGTGAAAAGCctggtgggaagaaagaagcCAAAAAAGGTAAGGAGCCAAAGGGTTCCAAGGATACACCTGCATATTCAGAAGCTGACAAGCCtggtgaaaagaaaggaaacaaacttaCTAAAAAGCCTTCAAAGATCAAAGAGACACCTGTAGATTCTGAAAGTGAGAAGGGAGGTTTAAAGAAAGAGggcaagaaagaaatcaagaagaaggaaagtaaaaaggaaaagaaggcaggAGATTCAAAGGAGGATgctaagaaagacaaaaaagacaagaagaaagacaagaaagactCTGCAGGTGATTCCCCTGTttcaaagaaggaggaaaagaaggcaaagaaagagaagaagggaaa aaaaaagaaagaaagaaagaaagaaaggaaggaaggaaggaaggaaggaaggaaggaaggaagaaagaaagaaagaaagaaagaaagaaagaaagagaagaattccaAGAACACTTGA